A genomic stretch from Peromyscus eremicus chromosome 6, PerEre_H2_v1, whole genome shotgun sequence includes:
- the LOC131913803 gene encoding LOW QUALITY PROTEIN: speckle-type POZ protein-like (The sequence of the model RefSeq protein was modified relative to this genomic sequence to represent the inferred CDS: deleted 1 base in 1 codon), whose translation MSGDQTSQRCDHTQISIQNIFYRWTISNFRFFLEEIQESIRSPTFSIGANDKWCLRIHPKGVDVESADYLSVYLVLLSCLKSPVWAKFQFLILSTDGETTHGESKTIVSRFEPGVELGFKKFILRNFLLSFVPWLLPDDKLNLLCKVSMVDDSLSTSDQNRKPRIQVPRFTLADELGELWENSHITDCCLVVAGQEFQAHKAILAARSPVFRAMFEHDMKESRKNRFEIPNLEPQVFKAMMGFIYTGKIPDLDSMADVLLAAADKYGLERLKVMCEDALCRDLSVENAAHTLVLADLHRAGHLKTQALDFITAHASEISETSGWKTMVESCPHLLAESYHSLASAHRSFRQPTSNA comes from the exons ATGTCAGGGGACCAGACATCCCAGAGATGTGACCACACCCAAATCAGCATCCAGAATATTTTCTACAGGTGGACCATCAGCAACTTTCGT TTTTTTCTGGAGGAAATTCAGGAAAGCATTAGAAGCCCAACTTTCTCAATAGGAgccaatgacaaatggtgtttgagaATACACCCGAAGGGAGTGGATGTAGAAAGTGcagattacctgtcagtttacctagtgttgctcagctgtctaaagagtcctgtttgggcaaagttccagTTCTTGATATTAAGCACCGATGGAGAGACAACCCACGGTGAGAGCAAAACTATAGTCTCTAGGTTCGAGCCAGGTGTTGAACTGGGATTTAAAAAGTTCATCCTTCGAAACTTCCTCTTGTCCTTTGTGCCTTGGCTTCTCCCAGATGACAAGCTCAACCTCCTCTGCAAGGTGAGCATGGTTGACGACTCTTTGAGCACCTCTGACCAGAACAGAAAGCCAAGAATTCAGGTTCCTAGATTCACCTTggcagatgagctaggagagctgtgggagaattcccacatcacagactgctgcctggtggtagctggccaggaatttcaggctcacaaggccatcttagcagctcgctctccagttttcagagccatgtttgaACATGACAtgaaggagagcagaaagaatcGCTTTGAGATCCCCAACCTGGAGCCGCAAgtcttcaaggcaatgatggGCTTCATTTATACTGGGAAAATACCAGATCTTGACAGCATGGCAGATGTtctgctggcagctgctgacaagtatggcctggagcgtttgaaggtcatgtgtgaggatgccctctgcagggacctctctgtggagaatgctgcccacactcttGTCCTGGCTGACCTCCATAGAGCAGGGCATCTGAAAACCCAGGCAttggatttcattacagctcatgcttctgagatctctgagacctcaggctggaagacaatggtgGAGTCATGTCCCCACTTGCTAGCTGAATCATACCATTCCCTGGCTTCTGCTCACCGCTCTTTCCGGCAGCCCACCTCAAACGCCTAA